Proteins encoded by one window of Rubrobacter indicoceani:
- the eat gene encoding ethanolamine permease has product MDGGNRSARGVGYDENVGDDYLEKRQLKRGAAGWVLLAGLGVAYVISGDFAGWNFGLAEGGWGGLFIATILMALMYTAMVFSLAEMSSMIPTAGGGYGFARRAMGPLGGFATGTAILIEYAIAPAAIATFIGAYVESLIGFGGPIVFLLAYAVFIGIHIYGVGEALKLTFAITAVAAVALVAFIIGMVPLFSVSNLFDIAPTGAAGASSFLPFGYFGIWAALPYAIWFFLAIEGVPLAAEETRNPERDMPRGLIGGMSVLLVFAALILVFGPGASGSSAIQESGNPLVEAVAAAYGGSNFLSGFINIVGLAGLIASFFSIIFAYSRQTFALSRAGYLPRVLSLTGSRRTPFVALIVPGIIGFLLSLTNDGALLINIAVFGATVSYALMMISHIILRRREPDLERPYRTPGGTFTSGVALVLAVLAVVATFIVDPRAALFMVGVYVLFLLYFLLYSRRHLVGRAPEEEFAAIQAAESELAGSNAEASTAKTGRKV; this is encoded by the coding sequence TTGGATGGTGGGAACAGGTCTGCGCGGGGCGTGGGCTACGACGAGAACGTCGGGGACGACTATCTGGAGAAGCGGCAGCTGAAGCGCGGGGCGGCGGGCTGGGTTTTGCTCGCCGGGCTCGGGGTCGCCTACGTTATCTCCGGGGACTTCGCCGGTTGGAACTTCGGGCTGGCCGAGGGGGGCTGGGGCGGGCTTTTCATCGCGACCATCCTCATGGCCCTCATGTACACGGCGATGGTGTTTTCGTTGGCGGAGATGTCGTCCATGATCCCGACCGCCGGCGGCGGATACGGCTTCGCCCGACGCGCGATGGGGCCTCTTGGCGGCTTCGCGACCGGGACCGCCATCCTTATCGAGTACGCCATCGCCCCGGCGGCTATCGCCACCTTCATCGGGGCGTACGTGGAGTCGCTCATCGGATTCGGGGGGCCGATTGTTTTTCTGCTCGCCTACGCCGTCTTTATCGGCATCCACATCTACGGCGTGGGTGAGGCGTTGAAGCTGACGTTCGCTATAACGGCCGTTGCGGCGGTCGCGCTCGTCGCGTTCATCATCGGGATGGTCCCGCTCTTCAGCGTCTCGAACCTCTTCGACATCGCGCCGACGGGGGCGGCGGGGGCGAGTTCGTTTCTTCCGTTCGGGTACTTCGGCATCTGGGCCGCGCTGCCGTATGCCATCTGGTTCTTCCTCGCCATAGAGGGCGTCCCGCTCGCCGCCGAGGAGACGCGAAACCCCGAGCGCGACATGCCGCGAGGTCTGATCGGGGGCATGTCGGTCTTGCTCGTCTTCGCCGCGCTTATCCTTGTCTTCGGCCCCGGCGCGTCCGGTTCCTCGGCGATTCAGGAGTCCGGTAATCCGCTCGTCGAGGCGGTCGCTGCGGCCTACGGCGGGTCCAACTTCCTCTCCGGCTTTATAAACATCGTGGGGCTTGCGGGCCTTATCGCCTCGTTTTTCTCGATAATCTTCGCCTACTCGCGCCAGACCTTCGCCCTCTCGCGGGCCGGATACCTGCCTCGCGTCCTCTCGCTGACCGGGAGCCGCCGGACGCCGTTCGTCGCCCTCATAGTGCCGGGCATCATCGGGTTCCTGCTCTCCCTGACCAACGACGGCGCGCTGCTCATAAACATCGCCGTCTTCGGGGCGACGGTCAGCTACGCCCTGATGATGATCTCGCACATCATCCTCAGAAGGCGCGAGCCGGACCTTGAACGCCCGTACCGCACGCCCGGCGGAACATTTACCTCCGGCGTCGCCCTCGTGCTGGCCGTCCTTGCGGTCGTGGCGACCTTTATCGTGGACCCGAGGGCCGCCCTGTTCATGGTCGGGGTCTACGTGCTGTTCCTGCTCTACTTCCTGCTCTACAGTCGACGCCACCTCGTCGGGCGCGCACCGGAGGAGGAGTTCGCCGCGATACAGGCCGCCGAGTCCGAGCTTGCCGGGAGCAACGCCGAAGCTTCGACCGCTAAAACCGGGAGGAAAGTATGA
- a CDS encoding GntR family transcriptional regulator, translated as MERYGGGARDLLYVKVERSLEDLLVRGRYKVGDRLPPEMRLVEELEVSRATVRAGLARLEGRGLVERRQGSGTFLARVPEGVRLTNGLERLETYSVQARRLGLALGSRDVMVEAGEMTAKEARTLEAVGGRVVRVSRVLLVDGEAAAWMYDLVPEAVIPAGEIERRFRADEMVLDLLIRSGVGVEYSELHIDTEMLEPDVEIGAALEVGSPVAALSLTETMYLGGGRPVQHSRNIFLPGSLDLRVVREILD; from the coding sequence TTGGAGCGTTACGGCGGCGGGGCTCGGGACCTGCTCTACGTAAAGGTGGAGCGGAGCCTTGAAGATCTGCTTGTGCGGGGGCGATACAAGGTCGGGGACCGGCTGCCGCCGGAGATGCGGCTGGTGGAGGAGCTGGAAGTCTCGCGGGCGACGGTGAGGGCCGGGCTCGCGCGGCTCGAAGGTCGGGGGCTGGTGGAGCGGCGGCAGGGGAGCGGGACATTCCTTGCGCGGGTGCCGGAGGGCGTGAGGCTCACCAACGGGCTGGAGCGGCTGGAGACGTACTCCGTGCAGGCCCGGAGGCTCGGTCTTGCGCTGGGGAGTCGGGACGTTATGGTGGAGGCGGGCGAGATGACGGCGAAGGAGGCCCGGACGCTTGAGGCGGTCGGGGGGCGGGTGGTTCGGGTATCGCGGGTTCTGCTGGTGGACGGCGAGGCGGCGGCCTGGATGTACGATCTCGTCCCGGAGGCCGTGATACCGGCCGGGGAGATCGAGCGGCGATTCCGGGCGGATGAGATGGTACTCGACCTCCTGATCCGGTCCGGCGTCGGCGTCGAGTACAGCGAGCTCCATATAGACACCGAGATGCTAGAGCCCGATGTGGAGATCGGGGCCGCGCTCGAAGTAGGCTCCCCCGTAGCGGCCCTCTCCCTCACGGAGACTATGTACCTAGGCGGCGGGCGTCCGGTTCAGCATTCGCGCAACATCTTCCTCCCCGGGAGCCTCGACCTGCGCGTCGTACGGGAGATACTAGACTAG
- a CDS encoding tRNA-binding protein, giving the protein MDEIGFEDFMKVDIRVGEVVEAEPFPEARVPAIKLKIDFGPEVGERQTSAQLTAHYSADSLVGRRVVAVVNFPPKRIAGFRSEVLVLGVPDGEDEVVLLAPDSEVPVGGRVF; this is encoded by the coding sequence GTGGATGAGATCGGCTTCGAGGACTTCATGAAGGTGGATATCCGGGTCGGGGAGGTTGTCGAGGCCGAGCCGTTCCCGGAGGCGAGAGTACCGGCGATCAAGCTGAAAATAGACTTCGGCCCGGAGGTCGGAGAGAGACAGACCTCGGCGCAGCTTACGGCTCATTACTCCGCCGATTCGCTTGTCGGGAGGCGCGTCGTGGCGGTCGTCAACTTCCCGCCGAAGCGCATCGCGGGTTTCAGGAGCGAGGTGCTGGTGCTTGGGGTGCCGGACGGAGAGGACGAGGTGGTTCTGCTCGCGCCGGACTCAGAGGTTCCGGTGGGTGGGCGGGTGTTCTAG